Below is a window of Osmia bicornis bicornis chromosome 8, iOsmBic2.1, whole genome shotgun sequence DNA.
AATATAAAGTCGTTTCTACTCGAAGGTTTATGAGGATTTTTACTctgaaagttttgaaaatttaactaAAGAAAATAAGACACTCAACTATTAACCACAAACTAGCTTTACTTCTACTAAAAAGTTTTCGATAGATCAATATTAGTTAACCTCAAAATTTCACTTTATTGAATTCTCAAAACTTTCATCGTAACTAACGTAACGAAGAGGATCCAGtcaataaaaaaatcatttccGTTCTGATTGTTCGATACTTCGTCTCTCTTTAATGAAAACTCATTCGATATCGTGAAATACGCGTAGAAACAGAGTATCCGAACACTCGTTGAGCCCCATAATTCAACCTGTTGATTGAGTGACGTCGCTTCTTTCACCGTGCGCACGAAGATTGGACACGATCCTTTATGATACTAGAATCATTTACATAATTACCTTTATTCGGACACTGGCTTATCAATTCGTATTAAAGTTAAGCGACGTTCAACAATTAAAACGAGTTCCTTATCAATTACACTAGGACAGACCCGCCTCGTAGCTATGCACGTCTTTTTTTTATGCTTTATATTAtctgtcttttttttttttttgttgtgacaataattaattgaacCGCTTGTGAGGCGCGTTTTAAGGCTGTGTGTTTCATTACTTTTCTCTCTTACGTCGCCTCTTTCTTGTCACATATACGTATTTCCATGGGAAACATGGAATATTTTAAACTATGTTTCTCGAGGGAATAGAGTAGAGTATGAAAATTCATGGACCCTTTGAAGTGTTTATTCTTCAAAGAACTGTGTGTGTTTCTCGTTATAAGTACACCCAAGGGGGACATAGTACGAAAGAGATTAAGTTTTTCGCGAAGAAATACACTATAAAAAGACGGAAGAAAAATTCCGAAGTTAATTTCgatgaattatatttttttaaatatctattcGATAATGTAACGATTTGTAACTACCGTTGCATAGAAATCATTTTCAACGTTAAGAAAGTGTATTCCTTCACGAAGAACTGTATCTCTTCAAATTGTCTCACCCTGTACAAGCTGTTCATTGAGAGAAAGAGGCAGTGTAATCGCATACATTTGAAGAATTCTCACAATTTCACGAGCTCCTGCTCGTACCACGTAATCTAGCAACGATAATGGTAAGAAGAAGAGTATCAGCAGCGATAAGAGTATTAATTAGTGTTACAGTAACGGTAGTTATAATGTAAACGATAGAAATCTAGTGTCTTTCGTCACGACGAACGATTTCGCCGTTAAAGTTTCCAAAAAGTAAAACCCCGGCTTCCTTCGTTCAAGACACCTTCGTTGTTTGAAGTTCGTGTCTTCTTCAGAGTACGAAACTCTACATCCCATTCTTGTCTTCGCTCCATTTTCATTCTTCTCCCTCGTATCCTTAAATTCAACCATCAAAGTACCCTAAATCCTGacaatttcataattaactTAATCATTCTTAATCCACCCGTGAAATACCGTAACCAGATCCTTGTAAGATAGATCCTCCGTTGAAATATCGATTCACAAGTTCAACCATGATTGCAGCGTCACATGAAAACATTGTCCAGCCCGGAAACGTTCTTCCTGGTTGGCGTCGAGGTGTTCATCCCTTCGTCCTCGAACGTGACCATCTTCTCCCGGCTTCTGGTAGCCGTTCCAGAACACTCGAGCAGTCGAGATTGATTGGACAAGGCTGGATTAGGCGCAGAGGACAACGGAGGCGTAACCGCTGAGGATGGTCTTAGAACGGAAGTGGGTGGCGGCGGTGGTACCGCCATATCGGTGACCGCAGCCGCGGCTAGGTTAAACTCGCTCACGCTTCTGGGTACAAAGTATTCGAAGTGCAACGAGCTCTCTTGTTGACGATGCTGATGATGATGCTGCTGATGATGATACTGTGTAGGCGACAAACAGCTTCGCCTTAACGATTGGGCACGCTGGAACTGCTGGGTCGAGGAGTTTCTAATCTCGGATGGTGTCTTTTTCCGCGGCAGGGAATGATGACCGGGCGATGGTTTTACGGCAGTGTTGGACGCGTGGGCCAGGAGCTTCCCGTCACCGGGACTCCTGGCCTGATGCTGTCAGGATGCTGGCACCATGGACATGGCGattgcttcttcttcttgctcgGACAATCGCGAGTCGCTGGTGCCTCCACCATCGTCGAGCTCCCCCTTGAGCCCAGGACTGGCACCTGCTGAACACCAACGAACCAGTCAATCTCTATGATTAAACGGGCGCGTTGTTAATTCGCGATTAAAATTGGAGGGGTTATGCAAAGTGGTCAAGATGCCCGATCGAAATCCCCGACGCGAGTGGATCAGAACCGCTCAACGTGCAAGCGAATGGTTTGTCGATTCGATGTACTTTGAGCCCGGCCATTTTCTTCAACGttcagttaattaatttacttttttctttgcaGAGAATGGATAATAGGAACTAGGTGCGTTGCGGTGTGGAATGGACCGGTTAGAGAGACGCATTAACTGAAGAACGTAGGATAAAAGTGAATTCTAACAAAGAAGCAAAGATATAATCGCCAGGCTCAAAGCGCTCAAGTGACTAAAGCGGAGCCAGGAAATTTCATCTCGCCCGAATCTAGCGGTTCCCCGTCGAATGCCTGCATCAGGGATACCTGTACCACCGATAGGTCCGACCACCACCCCCGACGACATGCCGCAGGTTCTACCGAAGACCCTGACCACGCGTACCACCTCCTCCTGGACGAGGTTGAAGCACATGGCGATCAGGCCCATCCCGGCGAGTATGTAGAGCGAGCAGGCGCACAGGCTGAGTTCCTCCAGGGTGGTGGACGCCGCGTTTCTTCCGACCGGCATCAGGTCCCCGAAACCGATTGTTCCGAGGCTGGTGAAGCAGAAGTAGCCACCTTCCAGGAGGCTCCAACCTTCCAGCCGATTGAACATCACCGCGCCGCCGCATATGTAGATCAGCATGATCACCAGACAGAGACTGATCGGTATCCTCACGGCGTTTGTCTCCACCACGTAACCCGGCGACGAACTGGTCGACAGGGACAACGAGCAAGGATGAAAGTGGCGTTTACCGTTACCAGATGTTACATCCTGAAAAAAGGATTATACGTATGTAGTTGTATCTTCGTGAATTTCTATTTCTGTTTAGAGAAAACGATGGTACTTGGAGGGCGGCGGTGGAGCTCGTAGTAGCGTGAAGCAGACCTTCGCTTCCGCAATCGAGCAGAATCGCGCTACTGGTGCCTCTGGTTCCCAGATCGTCGCAAGAGCTCTCCCTGCTGGCCGAGTAATAATTAGCAGACTTCGAGTCCACGTGGTTGTCGTATCTG
It encodes the following:
- the LOC114879934 gene encoding uncharacterized protein LOC114879934; protein product: QHQARSPGDGKLLAHASNTAVKPSPGHHSLPRKKTPSEIRNSSTQQFQRAQSLRRSCLSPTQYHHQQHHHQHRQQESSLHFEYFVPRSVSEFNLAAAAVTDMAVPPPPPTSVLRPSSAVTPPLSSAPNPALSNQSRLLECSGTATRSREKMVTFEDEGMNTSTPTRKNVSGLDNVFM